Proteins encoded together in one bacterium window:
- a CDS encoding permease, with protein MATYLQALQLRWQSWLRAEPETREEWKKFVWLLTAFLAFYLLPLTSADATRALAGGLALLQEYARRHVLTCLVPAFFIAGGIAVFVKKDSILQLLGPAAKKYIAYPVASISGGLLAVCSCTILPLFAGIYKRGAGIGPAVAFLFTGPAINVTAIILTASVIGVDFAIGRLLFAMTIAIVAGIVMTLVFRDHDRKNSGAFTTGMGDEAPYSNLAIAAFFILQLAILVVFGLGIAKGVKYAIAGLALLSLLWLVFKHFAAEHNRRWMAETWDLSKQIMPYLFGGIFLAGAIGEILPQRWVTATVGGNSLAANAIASISGALMYFATLTEVPIIQKLMQLGMGRGPAMTLFLTGNALSIPSMMVLFKLMGAKPAMTYILTVVVLSIAAGLLWGNFSL; from the coding sequence ATGGCCACCTATCTTCAAGCCCTGCAGTTGCGCTGGCAGAGCTGGCTGCGCGCAGAGCCGGAAACACGGGAGGAGTGGAAGAAGTTTGTCTGGCTCCTCACTGCGTTCCTGGCTTTCTATCTCCTGCCCCTCACCTCGGCAGATGCGACCCGCGCGCTGGCTGGTGGCTTGGCGTTGCTGCAAGAGTATGCGCGCCGGCACGTGCTCACCTGTTTGGTGCCGGCTTTCTTCATCGCGGGCGGCATTGCGGTCTTTGTGAAAAAAGACTCGATTCTGCAACTGCTCGGCCCGGCGGCGAAGAAGTATATCGCCTATCCGGTGGCCTCGATTTCCGGCGGATTGCTGGCGGTATGCTCCTGTACGATTCTTCCTCTCTTTGCCGGCATCTACAAACGCGGCGCCGGCATCGGCCCGGCCGTGGCGTTTCTTTTCACCGGCCCGGCCATTAATGTGACCGCGATCATTCTCACCGCCTCCGTCATCGGCGTTGATTTCGCCATCGGGCGCTTGCTCTTCGCCATGACCATTGCCATCGTTGCGGGAATCGTCATGACACTCGTTTTCCGTGATCACGATCGCAAAAACAGCGGGGCTTTCACGACTGGCATGGGTGACGAGGCGCCGTATTCCAATCTTGCCATCGCAGCGTTTTTCATTTTGCAATTGGCCATTCTCGTAGTTTTTGGCCTCGGCATCGCCAAAGGAGTGAAATATGCGATTGCGGGTCTCGCGCTCCTTTCGCTGTTGTGGCTCGTCTTCAAACATTTTGCCGCCGAACACAATCGCCGCTGGATGGCCGAGACCTGGGATCTTTCCAAGCAGATCATGCCGTATCTGTTCGGCGGCATCTTTCTCGCCGGCGCCATCGGTGAGATTCTGCCGCAACGCTGGGTGACGGCCACGGTCGGCGGCAACTCGCTCGCCGCCAACGCCATTGCCTCGATTTCCGGCGCGCTGATGTATTTCGCCACGTTGACGGAAGTGCCGATCATCCAAAAGCTCATGCAGCTCGGCATGGGCCGCGGCCCGGCGATGACGCTGTTTCTCACCGGCAATGCGCTCAGCATTCCCAGCATGATGGTGCTGTTCAAGCTCATGGGCGCGAAACCGGCGATGACCTACATTCTCACGGTGGTCGTGCTGTCGATTGCCGCCGGGCTGCTGTGGGGAAATTTTTCTCTCTAA
- a CDS encoding BamA/TamA family outer membrane protein translates to MMDMDTTRNQTKQLLFLVLVIVSLLMVFWLLLSPQAGATERQEEPADLAAADTSECDERLVQQAISDYLEGGGPGAAQRFGDFELAATDSLIGDLVVAGGDVVISGKLQGTLLVVCGNITLTSTAEVTGDVVAVAGRVKRFAGSRIGGDQIETSPEARPSLRTARHRGKRDWDREWNRRYRRFTTSFDMELRYNRVDGLYLGGLLPRKYYGVANAGMFGSGGYGFKAKRWQYEAGAELYYGRRLRTILGAEIHDRTDSEDEWIIPHDENTAAALLLKEDFQDYYRRKGFSLYGSQNFGEDIKWTAGYRRDDLLSLENRAVWSLFGGKKKFRENPAIAEGKLVSYFSEFNWDGRDHRRAPRRGWFVQLLTEFSRPGFDSDYDFDRIILDARRYIPIGYGKNLDLRLRTGSSRGELPPQFLFDLGGLSSLPGHRLKEFTGNRMLLANLEYRMNAGRSRLHDLPIVSEFNLILFVDSGMTWFADGNASLAGAFDYLAWNRLKTDVGVAVTDNDGRVRLNFAKRTDRGYDDLVVTFRLNRNF, encoded by the coding sequence ATGATGGATATGGATACCACACGCAATCAGACCAAGCAGCTTCTTTTTCTGGTGCTGGTGATTGTTTCCCTGCTCATGGTTTTCTGGTTGCTGTTGTCGCCGCAAGCCGGCGCGACGGAACGCCAGGAAGAGCCGGCGGATCTCGCGGCAGCCGATACGAGCGAGTGTGACGAACGCCTGGTGCAGCAGGCGATCAGCGATTATCTGGAAGGCGGCGGGCCCGGCGCGGCGCAGCGTTTCGGCGATTTCGAGCTGGCGGCAACGGACAGCCTCATCGGCGATCTGGTGGTGGCCGGCGGCGACGTGGTGATTTCCGGCAAACTGCAGGGCACGCTGCTGGTGGTGTGCGGCAACATCACTTTGACCTCGACGGCCGAGGTCACCGGCGACGTGGTGGCAGTGGCAGGCCGGGTGAAGCGCTTTGCAGGCAGCCGCATCGGCGGGGATCAGATCGAGACCTCACCGGAAGCGCGACCCTCCCTGCGCACCGCGCGGCACCGAGGCAAACGCGATTGGGATCGCGAGTGGAACCGGCGCTACCGCCGCTTCACCACCTCGTTTGACATGGAACTGCGCTACAACCGCGTCGATGGCCTCTATCTCGGCGGCCTGCTGCCGCGCAAGTATTACGGCGTGGCCAACGCCGGCATGTTCGGCTCCGGCGGCTACGGCTTCAAGGCCAAACGCTGGCAATACGAAGCCGGGGCCGAGCTGTATTATGGCCGCCGCCTTCGCACCATTCTCGGCGCGGAGATTCACGATCGCACCGACAGCGAAGATGAGTGGATCATTCCGCATGACGAAAACACCGCTGCGGCGCTGCTGCTCAAGGAGGATTTTCAAGATTACTACCGGCGCAAGGGCTTCAGCCTGTACGGCAGCCAGAATTTCGGGGAAGATATCAAATGGACTGCCGGCTATCGCCGCGATGATTTGCTCTCTCTGGAAAATCGCGCGGTGTGGTCGCTGTTCGGCGGCAAGAAGAAATTCCGGGAGAACCCCGCCATCGCCGAGGGCAAGCTGGTGAGCTATTTCTCCGAATTCAATTGGGATGGCCGTGATCACCGGCGGGCGCCCCGGCGCGGCTGGTTCGTGCAATTGCTGACGGAATTCAGCCGCCCGGGCTTTGACAGCGACTATGATTTTGACCGGATCATCCTCGACGCACGGCGCTACATCCCGATCGGTTACGGCAAGAACCTCGATCTGCGACTGCGCACCGGCTCCAGCCGCGGCGAGTTGCCGCCGCAGTTTCTCTTCGATCTCGGCGGCCTCTCCAGCCTGCCGGGCCATCGCCTCAAAGAATTCACCGGCAACCGCATGCTGCTGGCCAATCTCGAATACCGCATGAACGCCGGCCGCAGCCGGCTGCATGATCTGCCGATCGTGAGCGAATTCAACTTGATTCTGTTCGTCGATTCCGGCATGACGTGGTTCGCCGATGGCAACGCTTCACTTGCCGGCGCTTTTGACTACCTCGCCTGGAACCGGCTCAAAACCGATGTGGGCGTGGCCGTCACCGACAACGACGGCCGGGTGCGGTTGAATTTCGCCAAGCGCACGGACCGCGGTTATGACGATCTGGTCGTCACGTTTCGATTGAATCGCAATTTCTGA
- a CDS encoding metalloregulator ArsR/SmtB family transcription factor yields the protein MSKTAYDFKAAVFKALAHPNRLRILAALRAGEKCNCELGPLLELEQSNLSRHLLTLAEAGLVSARREGVRLIYRVTDPSVFALIDRAGVMIKKAFAQRAELLEIL from the coding sequence ATGTCCAAGACCGCTTATGATTTCAAAGCCGCCGTTTTCAAAGCGCTGGCGCATCCCAATCGCCTGCGCATTCTCGCGGCTTTGCGCGCTGGGGAGAAATGCAATTGCGAGCTCGGCCCGCTGCTCGAACTCGAGCAATCCAATCTCTCCCGGCACTTGCTGACTTTGGCAGAGGCGGGATTGGTTTCGGCGCGCAGAGAGGGCGTGCGCCTGATCTATCGGGTTACGGATCCAAGCGTGTTCGCGCTGATCGATCGCGCGGGTGTGATGATCAAAAAGGCGTTTGCCCAGCGCGCCGAGTTGTTGGAGATCTTGTGA
- a CDS encoding phosphate ABC transporter substrate-binding protein — MTMTTRKRFLCLLCCGLQACAASRELAPSATSIRIKGSDTMITLVQRWAEEFMQRHPSFAVYVEGGGTAAGIAALIKGEVEISAASRPLRAVEARQLAVRHHNVGVASLVAKDGLSIYLHPGNPVRNLGLAQVRDIYLGKIKSWREVGGRDEPIVALSRSPNSGTYLYFQEHVLDGQAYGSHVISLPTTAAIVAAVEKDSTALGYGGIAYGRQLVHCSIEGVSPTVAAVRRDLYPITRYLYLYTAEKPRGAAKLFIDWVLSKEGQRLVKEVDYVPLFEVP; from the coding sequence ATGACCATGACCACACGGAAGCGATTTCTGTGCCTGCTGTGTTGCGGCCTGCAGGCTTGCGCTGCTTCCCGCGAGCTGGCGCCGTCCGCAACCAGCATTCGCATCAAAGGCTCGGACACCATGATCACGCTGGTGCAGCGCTGGGCGGAAGAGTTCATGCAGCGCCATCCCAGTTTCGCGGTTTACGTGGAGGGCGGCGGCACGGCAGCGGGCATCGCCGCCTTAATCAAGGGGGAAGTGGAAATCAGCGCCGCCTCGCGGCCGCTGCGCGCAGTGGAAGCGCGGCAGCTCGCGGTGCGACATCACAATGTCGGCGTGGCTTCGCTGGTGGCCAAGGATGGTCTGAGCATTTATTTGCATCCCGGCAATCCCGTGCGCAATCTCGGTCTGGCGCAGGTGCGGGACATCTACCTGGGCAAGATCAAATCCTGGCGTGAGGTGGGCGGCCGGGATGAGCCGATCGTGGCGTTGAGCCGATCGCCCAACTCCGGCACCTATCTTTATTTTCAAGAACACGTCTTGGACGGCCAGGCCTACGGCAGCCACGTGATCAGTCTGCCCACCACCGCTGCCATCGTGGCGGCGGTGGAGAAAGATTCGACTGCGCTCGGCTATGGCGGAATCGCCTACGGCCGGCAGCTCGTGCACTGCAGCATCGAGGGCGTCAGCCCGACGGTGGCAGCGGTGCGCCGGGACCTTTATCCGATCACGCGCTATCTCTATCTCTACACCGCTGAAAAACCGCGAGGCGCCGCCAAGCTTTTCATCGATTGGGTGCTGAGCAAGGAGGGGCAGAGGCTGGTGAAGGAGGTGGATTATGTGCCGTTGTTCGAGGTGCCGTGA
- a CDS encoding M28 family peptidase, with translation MRRTLLLLLGGMAWLSGLLPAAAQSSRFTDAAAVRASISGERIYRHLAVLGSDSLAGRGTGTRGGEKAAAYLAQQLQSFGLLPVGDDCSYFQQIPMHASKPLPGSKLQLVTKSGSVDLVLGADYLLYNTGAQTFIPKPVPLVFVGYGISAPEYDYNDYQTLNVVGKIVVFLSGEPHAHDLSYFEGEAETVHALPEVKQKVALSRGAVGSIMIPSPRHPFGRDWQYWLDQFAFEDVRLFYSATGNLSVVMNPAAAGRLFEGAAYSLADVVAMERANAVRSFGLQVSASFRGSFQQRDFLAANVIGLLPGSDPERRDTFVAISAHYDHLGVGPAVAGDSIYNGVFDNAAGVAGVLEIAHAFAGLSEKPRRSLLFLFLTGEERGLLGSTYYVDHPVKPLYRTIANLNVDGLAMFDTFADIVGVGAELSTLGDLLVQLAAEMNLTVSPVPAPFAEAASFGRSDQVAFARGGIPALLIMEGLQYHNTTAAAGLQRMLEWGRRFYHSPSDDLHQPMNLAAAAQHTQILFAFCHLLANLEDEPKWKKGTPYLNARLQSLAEKR, from the coding sequence ATGAGACGAACACTGCTGCTCTTGCTTGGGGGAATGGCGTGGCTGTCCGGCCTGTTGCCTGCCGCCGCACAAAGCAGCCGGTTCACTGATGCCGCTGCCGTGCGCGCCTCGATTTCCGGCGAGCGCATTTACCGCCATCTCGCCGTGCTCGGCAGCGACTCGCTCGCCGGCCGCGGCACCGGCACTCGCGGCGGCGAGAAGGCCGCGGCCTATTTGGCGCAGCAACTCCAAAGCTTCGGACTCCTGCCGGTAGGTGACGACTGCTCCTACTTCCAACAAATCCCGATGCACGCCAGCAAGCCGCTGCCCGGCTCCAAGCTGCAGCTCGTGACCAAAAGCGGATCGGTGGATTTGGTGCTGGGCGCGGATTACCTGCTTTACAACACCGGCGCGCAGACTTTCATCCCCAAACCCGTGCCGCTGGTATTCGTCGGCTATGGCATCAGCGCGCCGGAGTATGATTACAACGACTATCAAACGTTGAATGTCGTGGGTAAAATCGTGGTGTTCCTCTCCGGCGAACCGCACGCGCATGATCTTTCCTATTTTGAAGGCGAGGCTGAAACCGTGCACGCCCTGCCGGAGGTCAAGCAAAAAGTCGCACTCAGTCGCGGTGCGGTGGGCAGCATCATGATTCCCTCGCCCCGCCATCCCTTCGGCCGTGACTGGCAATATTGGTTGGATCAGTTCGCTTTCGAAGACGTCAGGCTGTTTTATTCGGCGACTGGCAACCTCAGCGTGGTGATGAATCCCGCTGCCGCCGGCCGTTTGTTCGAAGGCGCGGCATACTCCCTCGCGGACGTAGTGGCGATGGAGCGCGCCAATGCGGTGCGCAGCTTCGGCTTGCAGGTGAGCGCCTCCTTTCGCGGCAGTTTTCAACAGCGCGATTTTCTGGCGGCCAATGTCATCGGCCTGCTGCCGGGCAGTGATCCCGAGCGGCGCGATACGTTTGTGGCGATCTCCGCGCACTACGATCACCTGGGTGTGGGGCCGGCGGTGGCCGGTGATTCCATCTACAACGGCGTGTTCGATAATGCCGCGGGTGTGGCCGGCGTGTTGGAAATCGCGCATGCCTTTGCGGGCCTGTCAGAAAAACCCCGGCGTTCGCTGCTTTTTCTGTTTTTGACCGGCGAGGAAAGAGGTTTGCTTGGCTCGACCTATTACGTCGATCATCCGGTGAAACCACTTTACCGCACGATTGCCAATCTCAACGTCGATGGCCTGGCGATGTTCGATACCTTTGCGGACATCGTGGGCGTGGGCGCCGAGCTTTCCACTCTCGGCGATTTGCTGGTGCAGCTTGCCGCGGAGATGAACCTCACGGTCTCGCCGGTTCCCGCGCCGTTTGCCGAGGCCGCCTCTTTCGGCCGTTCGGATCAGGTGGCCTTTGCGCGCGGCGGCATTCCCGCGCTGCTCATCATGGAAGGCCTGCAATACCACAACACGACTGCCGCTGCCGGCTTACAGCGCATGCTCGAGTGGGGCCGGCGCTTCTATCACTCGCCCTCTGATGATCTCCACCAGCCGATGAATCTCGCAGCCGCCGCGCAGCACACGCAGATTCTCTTTGCCTTCTGCCATCTGCTCGCCAACCTGGAAGACGAGCCGAAATGGAAAAAGGGCACGCCCTATCTCAACGCGCGACTGCAGTCGCTGGCGGAAAAACGGTAG
- a CDS encoding thioredoxin family protein, which produces MRIQVFGPGCTNCKTLEQRARRAAEEVGVAAEFEKVTEIEAMIAAGIVRTPGLAIDGELMSQGRVNTVEEIKNMLRKFTAAGS; this is translated from the coding sequence ATGAGGATTCAAGTATTCGGGCCGGGTTGCACCAACTGCAAAACCCTCGAACAGCGCGCGCGGCGCGCGGCTGAAGAAGTCGGTGTGGCGGCGGAGTTCGAAAAAGTCACAGAGATCGAGGCAATGATCGCAGCCGGCATCGTGCGCACGCCCGGTCTGGCGATTGACGGTGAGCTGATGAGCCAGGGCCGCGTCAACACCGTCGAGGAAATCAAGAATATGCTGCGGAAGTTCACCGCAGCCGGGAGTTGA